In the genome of Pseudomonadota bacterium, one region contains:
- a CDS encoding efflux RND transporter periplasmic adaptor subunit: MKPYMEINDNNFRLFDITRLILIGLIIFLVVFISSCSKEKAAIDKEPVVRPVKILTLTDICEISTRKFPGKVRASQRVDLAFQVPGLLIKLSVKEGQYVGKGELLAQINPKDFQINLKQAQGQLAMARASVERAQSDYERILRIKKEDSGATSQAMVDQRRAALDIANAEITSLEAAVEGAKDKLSYTYMSAPFAGVIAKRYVNNFGEVQAKQPIVSLQDISYVEILINVPENVVANIKEKNSSTFAEFTADPGKFYKLDYKEIGTEADPMTLTYQVVLMMKSPKGINIFPGMTANVLAKAELGECDSQTYVIPAICVFADEAGNSNVWVVDPGKMTVHKRKVATGNLTGEDSIQILKGLSYGEKIATSGVSMLREGMKVRDLDELEAYK; the protein is encoded by the coding sequence ATGAAACCATATATGGAAATCAACGATAACAACTTCAGGTTATTTGATATCACACGTTTGATATTGATCGGCCTGATTATTTTTTTAGTAGTTTTTATAAGTTCTTGTTCAAAAGAAAAAGCGGCAATTGATAAAGAACCGGTTGTAAGACCTGTTAAAATATTGACTTTGACAGATATTTGCGAAATCTCCACACGGAAGTTTCCCGGCAAGGTTCGCGCTTCACAGCGTGTGGATCTGGCTTTCCAGGTACCGGGCCTGCTAATTAAACTTTCCGTAAAGGAAGGGCAATATGTAGGAAAAGGTGAACTTTTGGCACAGATAAATCCAAAAGACTTTCAGATAAATCTCAAACAGGCACAAGGACAATTGGCGATGGCCAGGGCATCTGTCGAACGCGCACAAAGCGATTATGAAAGAATATTAAGAATCAAAAAAGAAGATTCCGGTGCGACAAGTCAGGCAATGGTTGACCAGAGGCGTGCGGCATTAGACATAGCAAATGCTGAAATTACATCTCTTGAGGCTGCGGTTGAAGGAGCAAAGGATAAATTGAGTTATACTTATATGAGTGCCCCTTTTGCCGGTGTTATTGCCAAGCGCTATGTTAACAATTTTGGTGAAGTTCAGGCCAAACAGCCCATTGTAAGTCTTCAGGACATTTCCTATGTTGAAATACTTATAAATGTGCCCGAAAATGTGGTAGCAAATATTAAAGAGAAAAACTCAAGTACTTTTGCGGAATTTACAGCAGATCCCGGAAAATTTTATAAACTGGACTATAAGGAAATCGGCACGGAAGCTGATCCCATGACCTTGACCTATCAGGTTGTTCTGATGATGAAATCCCCGAAAGGTATCAATATTTTCCCTGGTATGACGGCAAATGTTCTTGCCAAGGCTGAATTGGGAGAATGCGACAGCCAGACATATGTGATTCCGGCTATTTGTGTTTTTGCCGATGAAGCCGGGAATTCAAATGTATGGGTGGTTGATCCCGGTAAAATGACTGTTCACAAGCGCAAAGTTGCTACGGGTAATCTCACGGGAGAAGATAGTATCCAGATTCTTAAAGGTCTTTCATACGGCGAAAAGATCGCTACCTCAGGTGTTAGCATGTTAAGAGAAGGAATGAAAGTTCGGGACCTCGATGAACTGGAGGCCTATAAATGA
- a CDS encoding amino acid-binding protein translates to MKLKQIAVNIENSPGRFFEVIQILGNAGINLRAHNLVDTGECGILRLIVSDLAKARRILMEKQLPAIVENVVAAEIEDKPGQLAALLEPLQNAKVRVIYMYTYIGFCSGKTVMIFRFSDNDKAIEVLQENGIKLIDAKALGIDTT, encoded by the coding sequence TTGAAGTTAAAACAGATAGCAGTAAATATCGAAAATTCGCCAGGTCGTTTTTTTGAGGTAATCCAAATATTAGGCAATGCCGGAATAAACTTAAGGGCCCATAACCTTGTTGATACCGGAGAATGTGGAATCCTGCGACTTATCGTTTCCGATCTTGCCAAAGCAAGACGTATACTTATGGAAAAGCAACTGCCTGCAATAGTCGAAAATGTGGTCGCCGCAGAAATTGAAGACAAGCCGGGACAGCTTGCAGCATTACTTGAACCTTTGCAAAATGCAAAAGTACGAGTAATTTACATGTATACCTATATTGGTTTTTGCTCAGGCAAAACTGTCATGATTTTTCGTTTCAGTGATAATGATAAAGCAATTGAAGTTTTACAGGAAAACGGAATAAAGTTAATTGATGCAAAAGCTCTTGGAATTGATACGACATGA